CCTATTGCCCCGACACCTTGCGCTGAAACTGCGCGATTTCGCGCGTCTGGTCGCGCTTCATGCGCTCGGCCATTGCCTTGACCTTCGCGTCCTTCAGCATCGGCAGGTAGTGGTCGATCATCTGCGTCGCCTGCTGGTGATGCTGTACCACGTGGTGGTAGAACATCCGGTCAAATGCGGCGCCACTCAATGGCTTGAGTTGGTCGAGCATGCGCTGATTGTCGGGCCTGATCTTCGGATCGTACCGATCTTTGTACTGCCGCTCCAACTTGGTCACCATCGAATCAAGCTCGGCGTCCTGCTTGGTGTCGAGCATCTCGGCATCGGCCTGCGTCGTGGCCGACCCCCGCTTAACTTCGACGGTCAGATGGGCCATCGCGATCATCCCCTTGTGATGCTCGCTCATCATACGCAGAAAGTCGCGGTCCGGATCGCTGGTGGCACCACCGCTGACTGTCATGTTGCCAACGGTGCTCATGGCGCGGTGGTCCATTCCGGCCATGCTGCCGCTATCGGGTGCAGCCGCGCTCGTCAATGAACCGGCCACTACCGCAGCCGCGGTGTCACCAGTGGTCGGTCGATCCGTCTTGGGCGAACAGGCTGTCGTCAGCGCAAACGTCGACACGGCGAAGAGACGTGCCCCGACCCAGACGCCCTCACGGCATGCGCGCTGACCACTTTGAAACTTCCTCAAATCCTGCATGACTGCCTCGTGGAGAAGAAGGAACTCTCGCGGCACGCCGCCGCATTCGCGACCTCGGCGGGCGTGCGTAGGCACGGCTCTGGAAGGTACCTTTACTCAGGATAAAGGACTCCAGCACAAAGCGTACCGTCGGTGACCAAAACGTGCCGTGAGTTCTCGACATTCTTTGCGTGCATGCCTTGGCTCAAGGCGAACACATCCATCGCCCTCTGCCGTCAAGCCGGCAGCTCCGTCGCGACGAGCGTTGCCGTGACCAGCAGGATACCGATGCCAATGCCGAGCTCGAGCCACGCGCTGATGCGAAATGCCGATACGGCTTGTCCCTTCTCCAAGCGTGGCAGCACGAAGCGCCAATTCCAGCCACCCAATGCCAGTGTGGGCATCACGAGGAGCACCTTGAGCAGCACGAGGCGCGCGTAGGACGGTCCCCACAAGGAATCAAGACGCACGCCATGCAGCCACGCCATCGCTGCCCCCGAGACGAGGAGCACGCTCACGGCGAGCTGCGCCACCCTTGAGAAGGCCGAGAGCGCGGACGCTTGCACCGTCAGCGGTGCCCGCAGGAGCCCGCCCACAATGAGGACAGCCAGCAGACCGAGCCACTGTCCGGCGGCCACGAGATGCAGAACGTGAGCGACCACGCCGATGACGGGAGGGGTGACGGTGACGGCATGTCCCCCGAGCGCTTGTCCCACAACAAGCGCAAGGAGGGCACCGCTCGCCAGGAACTGGTCACGCGTCCGACGCCGACCGGTGGCGTTCGGCAGCGCCATCAGGCCGGCTATTGCGACACCCTGCAACAACCACGCTCGTCCCCAGGCGGTGTCCCACGTGAGCGTCCAGACCCCATCGAGATCCCACGCGGCGGGCGGACCGAAGAAGGCCAACGCTTGCATGGCCCATCGGGCGATCCACGCGATGATCCACGCGACCCAACCGAATCGCTGGACGTCAAGCAGACGGCGCAGCAACCGCCGACAGGCGCGCCGCGGGTCCGCGCTGTCGAGCCGACCGCGGGTACGCACCCATGGCATGACCCCGCGAAGGGCGACGGCGGAGCCGATGACGGCGAGGAGCGCCGCATATGATACGAGACGCGTGACGACGAATGACGGCGACTCGACACTGAAGGGGTCCATGCTCGCTCCGCAAGGTTGACTTTACGGAGCATAAAGCCGTATCGGTCCAACGACAAGAGCGCGGAGGGCTCCACCGAACTCGAGGCAGTGACCAATCATGGGGAGACACGCGCAATACAACGTCGTGGCATGCGCGGACGCCGTCCGTGTCGGCGGGCGTGTCCGTCTACTCGCGACATTGCATGCTGGCATTCATTCAGCAAATCGCTCCGGTCAGAAAGATCGCGACCCCCATAAGTGGACAAGCGCCTCGATCGCTCGATAGCTTTGTGGTGCATATATCCGTAATCACGCCAACGCGATCACCGGGCGTAGGCAACCCTCGAACGCTGTGAGGTGAGTCGACATGCCGAGCCACGACATCCAGAAGCGCTCGCGCTGCAGCTGGCTGGTGAGAGCGGCGGTACTTGTGCTACCAGCTCTCCCAGTACCCCCGCTCCTTGGGCAAGTGAGCGAGTCCGCCCAGCAGCAGCCGCGGGTGACCATACACCCCGTCGTGGGGGCGCACGTACCGGTGGGCGAATCCCGAAAGTCTGTGCTAGGGGGCC
The Gemmatimonas sp. UBA7669 genome window above contains:
- a CDS encoding DUF305 domain-containing protein encodes the protein MQDLRKFQSGQRACREGVWVGARLFAVSTFALTTACSPKTDRPTTGDTAAAVVAGSLTSAAAPDSGSMAGMDHRAMSTVGNMTVSGGATSDPDRDFLRMMSEHHKGMIAMAHLTVEVKRGSATTQADAEMLDTKQDAELDSMVTKLERQYKDRYDPKIRPDNQRMLDQLKPLSGAAFDRMFYHHVVQHHQQATQMIDHYLPMLKDAKVKAMAERMKRDQTREIAQFQRKVSGQ
- a CDS encoding copper resistance D family protein codes for the protein MDPFSVESPSFVVTRLVSYAALLAVIGSAVALRGVMPWVRTRGRLDSADPRRACRRLLRRLLDVQRFGWVAWIIAWIARWAMQALAFFGPPAAWDLDGVWTLTWDTAWGRAWLLQGVAIAGLMALPNATGRRRTRDQFLASGALLALVVGQALGGHAVTVTPPVIGVVAHVLHLVAAGQWLGLLAVLIVGGLLRAPLTVQASALSAFSRVAQLAVSVLLVSGAAMAWLHGVRLDSLWGPSYARLVLLKVLLVMPTLALGGWNWRFVLPRLEKGQAVSAFRISAWLELGIGIGILLVTATLVATELPA